The DNA region GCACCTTTTAAACTCATCTACAAAATAAAGGTCATATTTGGTAAGATGATGAGTTGAAATTTTGATCTTGATCGCCGTTCTTCATTCGTGTTTCGCTGTCACTTTCGGATTTCATGGATCTTCTACTCCATCATGGTAAGACTTGATTGAATCCATCTAAAGTCATCCTAGAGCATCTTGGTAAGTCTCTGAAAGTTTTAATTcgttaaaaattcataattctTGATTAATAACGGGTTAGGGTTTAATCAATTCGTGTTTTGTGTTACTGTGTAGAACAGTATGTTTGCGAATTTCAAATCTTTagatctacacatccaattgaaCTGATTCTTGTCACGTTGGTTGTGTATTGACGTCTAGTATCTACAGTTAAGAATTTAGGGCAATGCAATAGATGGATCTTTGTTAGGTCAATTTTAGTGACATAAGACCAATTTATCCAGAGCTTAAAAAATTAGGTTATTAGCTTCCGCACAATCATTCACTCCCATCTAATTGATCTTTCTTTATAGAGTTATCAATCCTACATCAAGGAAataggagaaaaaaatattggaGCTAATCTTGATATTATGTATCTTTATATTTATTTTCGTCTTGCATGTAGTTAGTATATTTGTGTAGGCCGGTGTGGCTCAGCATGAAGAGCATTCATGGACATGGAGAGATGCCGATGTGCAGTGGGAGGCATGAATCGATGCTGCTTACGAGAGCAATGGAGCCAACATATTGCATGAATTAGTCTCTGAGTCAGGTAATTTATCTAGTGGTTGCATGCATAAGCTAGTATCAAGTGATTTGGTTAAGATAGTTAGTACATGCATGTTATTATCTAGTGGAGTAGTTGCACACGTTTTGGACGTGGTATGACACGTTTGAGTTCGTGGCTGAAGAGTCGGGCTAACAGCCCATGTAATCCTCGCGTCGTTTGCCTAtttaatcaacaaagaaaagCCCGCTGCCGTGTGTGAGAGGCAGCACTAAAAATCATCTCTGTGTATGTTGACATTGCATTTTTAATCCTCTATTCAGATTGTGGAGAAGCTTGTTgatattgtaattttttttacataaacaAATCCGGGATGCAGTCAATGAAGCTGGTAAATATTAGTACTCGATTGGATGTTTTTATTGCTCCCACAAAATGTATCTTATAATATCCTAACATCTCTCAAAATAAACAGTTTCTGCAGGAACCGACTTCTTCGATTCTGAGCAAGCCCAGAACAAAAGGCTGGGTCCCTGTGGTCTGGCACTACATTATGCTAACATTATCAATCAGATTGAAAATATAGTAAGTTCTTTTGATAACTCCACATATACTTTGTCTGTTTGATGTCCCACCTTCATTATGTGGACTTGCCGAAATTTCATATACATTCTCTTGTCATTTTAGAAATCAGTTTCTGTTATGTTGACGAGTCATGCATTTatccattttccttttcttatgGTGAACCGTAATTGTGGATTGTAATGAATATTTATGGTCACCCAGCTTGAATATTTTGCTGTCTTTTTAGATAAAACCAACACTACAGTGCATATATTTGTATCACCACAGTATTATACATTTTCAATCTCTAGACTGCTATTGATGTTGCTTCATTGATTACAAAAAAAGCCACTAAATTCTGAATATATCATGTGTGCCTATGCAGGTTTCTCGGccactctctcttcctcctagTGCTAGGGACAATTTATACCATGGTCTGCCAATAACAGTGAAGTCAGCTCTGCGATCACGATTGCAATCATTTAATACCGATGAAGAGGTTTGTGTTTTATACAACCCTGCAGTGTTTAAATGGTCCATTTCCTTAGTATTTTTGTGTACAAGGAATCTATTAAACTGATCGTGAGGCAAGCTTTAAGGTTTTGTTTTATGTCTGTCTCCATAACATGCTTCGATTTTGAAGCACTGAAACTTGAACAGTCCATGTGGACATAAACTATGATAAGACTTTTTGCATCTGTTTTCTTGAGTAGAATCAGAGCCAGATTTTGTTTCGAGAGAAGTACCGGATATGTTTTGACTGCTGATTTTGTGTGTCAATGTTTGGGCACTAATAAATGTGTTCCATTTTATTCCCTGCAGCGAACTGTAGCTCAAATTAAAGCTGAAATGCAGAAAACTCTTCGCTGGACTCTGCCAATAGCAGAAAATACAATAAGGTGGGTATAGCTTTAAAATGTTTCAAGTCCTTCTGATTGAGCGTAGAATTACTGATGTCCTAAAAATTCGTTGTTTTGATTCTTTACCAGAGCACACCAAGGTTTTGGATGGGTCGGTGAATGGGCAAACCTTGGGTTAGTACCGAATCTTGATTTCGCTGTATACCTTCCCATCGACAATATAGCATAAAATATTTCTCTTTGCAGCATCACCTAACATATAGCTGTCTTACAGGAGCGACATGAGCAAGAAATCAGGCTCCCAACACAGCGTCACCCGAATCCAGACACTTCATCACGCAGACAAGGCAAAGACAGAGCACTACATTCTCGAACTGGTGGTGCAGCTCCACCATCTGGTGGTCCAGGTGAAGAACAGAGGCTACAGAAACAAATCCACAAAGCACGACCTGTCTCGATCGCGCAAGGGGTTGGATCTACAGGCAGAGACCAAGCACAACGCATCTCCAGTGAACAACGGCACAGTTTCAAGCCCGTTGTCGGACTGCGAACGCGAAACGCTGGACCAACTGAGCTTCAAGAGGACGAGCTACGGGAGAAGCAAGAGCTGCGAGCCTCCACCTGATAGAGGGAACAAGGCGCACCGGAGCTGGGACGCTTGCCGGAGCCAAGGCAACTCGCCGGCGAGGGAGTTGGGGAGGAACTCGGCTCCGGACCGTGACAAGACGAGGGATCTTGATGTAATAGATGGCTTGGATAGACTCATTTCGTACTCGCACCCCTCATCCCCAACGTTTTGTTAGATATGCTGCACAGATAGGAATTCTTTTGCTGCTTCTCCCCGTTCAACGATCGGCCGTGCATCTTGTATATGTGTGATCTGCCTATATATTGTCGTAGTTTATGTGGATATATAATTTCGTGTTATAGTCTGCGATCGAGTGGAAATATATATAGCGAGATCAGAAGTGAAGTTCCGTGCCTCGTTCTCATCTTTGTTAGTCTCCTCGCTTCTTATTATTCCTGTGTTCAGAAGGGAAATCATTATCTCCTGCCCttgaaaaaaacattttttttggaatttaacAGTTAAAAACTACGTATCAGTtatgcaaaagatttttttttgggcTAGTGAGAAAGGAACCGTCAATTGTCGATCATAACTGTAAAACAAAGACTGGTGTTACCAGCACTGCATCCATGTTTGCTTCTGAACCTATAGATCTCGCTGTGCTGTGGTGGGAGAATTACGCATCTCTTGTTCAGGAATTCTTTTAAATAACCATTTATTTTTCACTTTTTGCAGAAATAATATGCGATTAAAAAACTCAGAAATAATTATCTCGTGCCACCGTAGCTCTACTGTCATATGACAATAGTCTAATATATACCAGGTGGCTTTGTCGCACCGCAGTACGTGCAAAATCAATTTTTGCACTCCCAATTCACGACAACATTATGCATGCAGATTCTTTTTGCACTTACAAGGTACCACGCACACGTACACAACACCAAATCCACTCAGCGTGTGTGTAAATCGTGGGCGGAAGATAAGCTTAGGGTGAGTTTTgcttttgtggcttggtggcttaagagtcgtgatcgggtgccgtCCGAGAACGTCATCAATACCACAGAATAAAAATCTTTTATGccgaatttgctctctctaccatctttatgtttccacatttacacACTTGCAACTTACCTTTGTGTATTTACCTTTCtaagtagtttgttaggattgtcTATATGTTACAAACTTTTTTGAACAGTAGGGTAGACACAATAGATAAATCTATgtcacatttagataaaaattgatataagtttattttataaagtttttggagctaattagttttaagtgtcctaatttactcactcttagaacgtcaccgatcccttcaagtggtatcagagccagggcTCACGCCTTTCACAAGGACACGGCAATTCAAGTGGTATTTGAGCCGTGTTCTTATTTTGATTAGTTAGGCTTCACcgtctagtgagttgtgatgcCTGGGGTAGGGATGGATACATGTAGTGCTcaatattttgatggcactcacTTCTCCAGTTGAaaatttctaatgacttgttatttgcatgACAACGGTTTAGACGTTTGGATAGTCATCGAGGAGGGAATGAAGAAAcgtctcacaaacaaggagagataATTTGATGATTTGGTGAAGAGTATATGTTTCGCAGATACGAAACTCGTGTCGTCGAGTTGTTTATAACTTTGAATGTAATATTGCGAGCGTGCAGTATACAAAGTATACGAAAGATGAGATGATGTAATAATCGAAAACATATTAGCTTTATTTATTCATGTCAAAATCATAAATACAAAATTCTCATATTATACATGTCACTCCACAACatacacgctatctgactatctcATATAATTTAGCAATTGCTTTGTCTTAATTCTCGAGGCTTCGTAAAGCAACTCCAGTTAATTATGCATGTCTcttcgggctacctccgattaagctgtgCTGAGGGTCGTCGTATCATGGTCATCTCCGAGCCTTCAAGGCTATAGTCACATGCAATAAAGACCAACCGATGTAAGCGTTAGAAATAAAAGCAGTAAAGAAACAGGataacagtctagcatgagTTTTTgggactgtttatgtatcccgaATCATCATCGGCCATGTATAGCCTCATAATTATGTATACATGAAGAGGTGAGCTGGGAGCGCGGCACGATGCGTAGCTACAACTGGTGCGGCAACTTAACCACAACCAGGAGCTCCAGTGCtgtgcttgactcactaactcCCTCTTCGGGGCCTCGGATGTATCCTCATCAGCCGACCGAAGGCAACAAGTAACGCGCCACGAAGGTGAAAGCCACACAGGCATGGGTGATCACTTTTGGGCCACAAAGGCTCCTATCGCAATGGCACATATATTTTCTACAATCCGCCTGATCATACAAACATGCAGGCACTACGCCACAAAGG from Phragmites australis chromosome 8, lpPhrAust1.1, whole genome shotgun sequence includes:
- the LOC133927811 gene encoding protein PSK SIMULATOR 2-like; this encodes MSASALSQQPLSAGTDFFDSEQAQNKRLGPCGLALHYANIINQIENIVSRPLSLPPSARDNLYHGLPITVKSALRSRLQSFNTDEERTVAQIKAEMQKTLRWTLPIAENTIRAHQGFGWVGEWANLGSDMSKKSGSQHSVTRIQTLHHADKAKTEHYILELVVQLHHLVVQVKNRGYRNKSTKHDLSRSRKGLDLQAETKHNASPVNNGTVSSPLSDCERETLDQLSFKRTSYGRSKSCEPPPDRGNKAHRSWDACRSQGNSPARELGRNSAPDRDKTRDLDVIDGLDRLISYSHPSSPTFC